The Arachis ipaensis cultivar K30076 chromosome B10, Araip1.1, whole genome shotgun sequence DNA window aatagtactttgcattaatctttgaggaacagcagagctccacaccttaatctatggtgtgtagaaactctactgttgaaaatacataagtgatgaaggtccaggcatggccgaatggtcagcccccaaacgtgatctaaagatgaaactaaagatgaaaatacaatagtaaaaagttctatttatactaaactagttactagggtttacagagataagtaaatgatgcagaaatctacttccggggcccacttggtgtgtgcctgggctgagcatgAAACTTttacgtggagaggtcattcatGGAGATGAattccagtttgtaacctgtttctggcgtttaactccactttgcaacctgtttctggcgtttgactccagaatgcagcgtggaactggcgttcaacgccagtttacgtcatctatccttaattaaagtatgaactattatatattgctggaaagccctggatgtctattttccaacgcacttgggagcgcaccatttggagttctgtagctccagaaaatctactttgagtgcagggaggtcagaatccaacaacatctgcagtccttcttcaacctctgaatatgattttttctcaagtccctcaatttcagccagaaaatacctgaaatcacagaaaaacatacaaactcatagtaaagtccagaaatgtaaattttaattaaaaactaataaaaatatatgaaaaactaactaaatcatactgaaaactatgtaaaaacaatgccaaaaagtgtataaattatccgctcatcaaccatcaTCAAGTCAACCAACCTCATCGACTCCTTTACCGGTTCTTTGGTCTCTTCCGGATTTATTCCGAGACATCTTGCATGATATCCACCGCATGGAGCAATTGGAGCACAAGCATTTTGAATGGATAGCAGCAAAGCTAGAAGGAAGAGATCCTGGCCCAACCCCTGAGGCTTCATCCGAGCTAGTTGGGGAGGAATATGATATTGGTGACCAACCCATTCCCAATACCACCGGCTGAAGTGGCCCCAAAGTTCTCATTGTCCCGGATACGAAGCAAGCACAGAGGACTGTGCAAGaactaagtgtgggggaggatcaaCTTCGTGGGGGTAAAAATTTCTTGTCTCAAAACACTTTGCAATACTCTTTTAGTTCTTTTTACTCAATTTTAGTAGCTTTATCTTTATTGCATCTTATttggtttgtttgtatatatcCTTTAGTGTTCATAGTCATATGGTAGTTAATGtttgcatgttgcatgatagaatgaataagtttggtgaaacaccaaggaaTTGCCATGAAATCTTTCTTAGGGCATACCATTggttgaattgaagaaaaattttgtgttttccaACTTACTTGAAGTTTTCTGTTTgtagaacatagaaaagagctggAATAACATACCTTGTAAGATTTGAGCCTTGATagatggttgcatttttcaaccataatGTTTGTTCTAGTGTGATTttactccttttttattgtgatcattgatttgcatgattctttatatcctgtctttgttgtttggatgcatttagcatgattgaggccatctttaaTTTTGAACTCAccaacctatatggccaacccttgtacTCACCATTGTGAACCCCTGTTGAGCCTGTAAtttgtaacaaccctaattttcgagtacgcgagatcattTCTGAATACACGGATTTCTCCAAACTatcagtaaagggaatacctcttctgtatcatcaagcatctcaatcctcattgtcattatattatctttaactcaggaccttagttgagacaagctcgataacgcggtcacgaagaacctagtttttgaaccgaatcggttaggggttttgattcggttcttcgtaaatagtctcagtttgacaaaccggactcgatttatgagaggagagagataatagtataataatatcattatattagtattagaaaatgcttgaatgatattataaggttacctggtctgttttagttaaaaacagaaaatcggtttaaccgggtttacggtttactagtgcagcttagcaccaacactctctgatgactttagcaatgctaaggcctcattatacatgttttattctcataataaatatgttactagtgttatttatactagtagctcagaaaataatttttagagatgtttttacaagtgttccgatacacctagttttagtagttatacacctgagatattttaatattattttaacccacctccaagccaaccaatcacaaatcaccctacacccccaaaacccccaaggctgcctcatttgctcattgtggccaaaaatcatcaagagaaaaaggagagaaagttcttggttcataaatcttcaaagcttgatttcttctgaaccaaaactcaaatcaaaactccgatttcaccaaaatgatcctctcttcttcctctacataaccatgtgacttatcaaggctggaaataaggtgagatggctgtctcccaccctcttcaattcggttttcaaggaaaaccaagcaaaacatgtgttttcttgatgttcttccttaggaatcatgcttaacttgacttgagggccaagaaacattaatttctagcaggtctaaggtgagatatcccttcctaacgtgctgagggagatttggttagttgagggtttttggatttaaagttgttcttgatgtgtttttaggaggaaaaagtgctttaagaacacttcaaagagtaaccggatttggagcagcaaaatcaaggtagggtgtcacgaaattaatcttgattatttgtgtttgatttgtgtgaatgttgtataaattggctgtgctaaaaattggttgcatatatgattgattcttggtgaaaatttggtgaaattttgatgaaatttgatgaaattcaagctttaaagttcatgttcttgggcagctgaaAAAACGAaaacctaagcttaaattgaggttcaatttttgttaaaatcatgtagaaaagatggggttttagtggctgctaatttattaagaattatagtaaaaatcggttgctgaaaagactgaaaaacgggtaaaaacagagaaagaatctgaagaatttatgaagaacatgaagaacactttgagtgtggtgaagaacattgaagaacaccttttagatcttagaaagggcaaggaagtaaatattttggtgtttgaggggttattttgtaatttctgaaagttagggtggttaaagtagaaatattaaaagttacgggtagtAAAAAGTGAAtgtttaaaggttaaaagttaaaaggggtaatttttgaaaaattaatgataaaataataaataataataaaatattaaacaataatatttaattaaaaataatattttaataaaataataaaataatgcagaaaaggcagttttctgtaaaagctttagaaagacaactttaaactcagaatctcataattaccttcataaaacacttagggagtggtaaaaacatttTAGTGAGGCAacgataaataaaagataaaaagttgaagaaaagataaaaatcgaagaaaaagtctgtaaagttttaatgacagaaaaacagacagaaattagtgaacgaactagggcaacatagttagtcatTGAGTTGcggctagggttaggtataatatgaaaagttaaactgtttcagtatagacttaatgaacctatacttgggacagNNNNNNNNNNNNAAATgatattctgtaagtcagaggactcttatagaggtatcgagaacacacgactagcatatactcctgtaagtcaaaggactcttacagtgggagtgtgtgtgtatgctcctgtaagtcaaaggactcttacagtgagagcgtgtgtatgctcctgtaagtcaaaggactcttatagagagtgtgttgggcagatataagttaactagctccgccatgcaagtcaaaggactcttgcagtgggttgctagtgccgccctacaagtcaaaggactcttgcagtggtttgcctcacaagtcaaaggactcttgcgaggggcattgccaacagggaagccttacctggtcagaggactccgggtaacgtcgggagcgggtatgtaaccgataaatgagctcattacctgcgctagggctagacatgcatcatatttggttgcgcatttcctctgttatgattgttgtttgaatgtatgccttctttgttttcattctattctctgtgtctgtgttttgttttcttgtattcttttgtttgtgttttactttctgttttctttattttttctatttatctgtttcttctgtctactgcttctcggtattctgctatttatctgctaaacaacacggaattaatgaacgtaactaataaccctggccctactaagaactccccagttcttaccccttctctctcccttcccccttcagatggaagcatgagtacccttccgtagttcgctgacgatcgttcacaaaaaggattccactctaaatagtcttttgagtctagagtgaactccgttacctgtttatatgtagatactatgaggccagccaacgtctgcaccccgcttttctacaaactttagcctaagtcctccgtacgatgttgctgttatgtggccactcgatgaagtacttgagagatgctctttgatgacatatgatcgtgcagaggagtagcagatgatgttctaccttttggtgacgttccacctgacttgagttttgaagacttagatcgtactttccctcagtttagtagtttagagggactaagtGAGTagagagtctaggctagcctgggcgccagcttagggacttcttgaacaggtcagggcctgggatgttgtatgtatgtatatgtatatagttattatctagctatatctaggggtgttctaactaacagtctatattctaataaaggctggatcaccgaatgttgctagctacttgtgatgtatttatgtgtggttgattataattgttttatctgttattatttgtgaattgattataaatgattctgtttattaattcgaacgttttcaaaaaaaaagtacctcgctaactaactatgcttttaacaacgaatcaggctcatataataaataatagataataattaggatgacaaattggtagcactcagtttctggtatgtcctaggcgtactgaaaattgggtcattacaatttgttatcagagcagttcgttcccagtagagcctggggagtagactgactatgcttcattacatactctgttgtgtgtctcatgcttataggatatctTAATGATAtgtattgcatgatcatttctatGCTTTCATTTTGGGAAATGTTCACACTTAACTTGaagtattgagactgatcaccttaataatgATTATTTGGTGTGAACAGGGCTATATTGAGACCACAGAGATGGAGTGCGCGGAAAGAAACCCCTAGTGATAACCGAGAGAGAGATcaggaaacgtttatggctacGATGAACACTGTAGCTGATGCAGTGCGTGAGGCTGCAATGGCTGCTGCTAGGGCTGTTGAGCGTCTTGGAGTGAGAAATGGAAATGAAAACGAAAATGGAGAGGATAATGGGAACAATGAGGTTGATCCAGCGCATCCTGATAAACCCACGACCCTTGCTACTTTTCTGAAAGtgaatccacctaagttcaaaggtacactcgttgcgactgaTGCCGACAACTGGTTCCGAGGTATTGAGCGATCACTGCGAGCACAACATGTTCTGGAAGGCCAACATGTAGAGTTTGCTACCTATATGCTCGAAGGAGAGGCTGAGtattggtggcaggggatacagtgACTGCTGCAATAAAATGAAGGTGACATTCCTTGGGATACCTTTAGGGAtgaattctataagaagtattttccgaGAGCGGCACGTGACGCTAAGGAGATAGAGCTTATGCAACTAAAGCAAGAGGATATGACTATTGCTGAGTACGCCCGTAAGTTCGATGACTTGTGCCGTTTCTCCAAGATTTGTCAAGGGAACCCGGCCGa harbors:
- the LOC107620668 gene encoding uncharacterized protein LOC107620668; amino-acid sequence: MATMNTVADAVREAAMAAARAVERLGVRNGNENENGEDNGNNEVDPAHPDKPTTLATFLKVNPPKFKGTLVATDADNWFRGIERSLRAQHVLEGQHVEFATYMLEGEAEYWWQGIQDEFYKKYFPRAARDAKEIELMQLKQEDMTIAEYARKFDDLCRFSKICQGNPADFEEWKCLKFEGGLREELMNSVVPLEIRNFAELVNKSKLVEECSKKAAIARADRRESS